In Janibacter sp. CX7, a single genomic region encodes these proteins:
- a CDS encoding cation diffusion facilitator family transporter, with protein MSHGHGDSHTPTSAAPGRGLRNRLAIAFGITVLVVVAQAVGALLTGSLALLTDTAHALADSVGLLVALVAATMMLRPPSSRRTWGFARIEVIAALGQACLLLVVGLYAAVEGVRRLVEPAQVPARELLVFGVLGLLANLVAMTVLASGRGANVNMRAAFLEVVGDALGSLGVIVAAIVIATTGFTRADTIAGLFIAALIVPRAVRLLRETTRVLMEFAPEDVDLDVVRAHVLELEHVCEVHDLHASMIGTGLPVISAHVVIDDGCFESGHAPQILEQIRGCLREHFPVSFDHATIQLETAAVRERTCGSMEHV; from the coding sequence ATGAGCCACGGGCACGGTGACTCCCACACGCCGACCTCGGCGGCCCCGGGCCGGGGGCTGCGCAACCGGCTGGCGATCGCCTTCGGCATCACGGTGCTCGTCGTCGTCGCGCAGGCCGTGGGTGCCCTGCTCACCGGCAGTCTCGCGCTGCTCACCGACACCGCGCACGCCCTCGCCGACTCCGTGGGGCTGCTCGTCGCCCTCGTCGCCGCGACGATGATGCTGCGGCCGCCGAGCAGCCGGCGGACGTGGGGATTCGCGCGCATCGAGGTCATCGCGGCGCTCGGCCAGGCCTGCCTGCTGCTCGTCGTCGGGCTCTACGCCGCGGTGGAGGGGGTGCGCCGCCTCGTCGAGCCGGCCCAGGTGCCCGCCCGCGAGCTGCTCGTCTTCGGCGTGCTCGGCCTGCTCGCCAACCTCGTCGCCATGACCGTGCTCGCCTCGGGGCGGGGGGCCAACGTCAACATGCGCGCGGCCTTCCTCGAGGTCGTGGGCGACGCGCTCGGCTCGCTCGGGGTCATCGTCGCGGCGATCGTCATCGCGACGACCGGCTTCACCCGGGCCGACACGATCGCCGGTCTCTTCATCGCGGCGCTCATCGTGCCGCGGGCGGTGCGGCTGCTGCGGGAGACGACGCGGGTGCTCATGGAGTTCGCCCCCGAGGACGTCGACCTCGACGTCGTGCGCGCCCACGTCCTCGAGCTCGAGCACGTGTGCGAGGTCCACGACCTGCACGCCTCGATGATCGGCACCGGGCTGCCGGTGATCTCGGCCCACGTCGTCATCGACGACGGCTGCTTCGAGTCCGGGCATGCACCGCAGATCCTCGAGCAGATCCGTGGGTGCCTGCGCGAGCACTTCCCGGTCTCCTTCGACCACGCGACGATCCAGCTCGAGACCGCAGCCGTGCGCGAGCGCACGTGCGGGTCGATGGAGCACGTCTGA
- a CDS encoding TetR/AcrR family transcriptional regulator → MRADARANRAAIIDAARRLYTTRGPDAPLSAIAEEAGVGAGTLYRHFPTQQDLVLGVVEWLSATIHEVRERWLGPMQTNPHEAWPGFVADIVELRVAALMPRVVEGVDIETVIAQISRRRDAALAAVGEVVELAKGAGLVREDVTAAQFQMGLAVATRPLPSAASALVPDVSSWLVEVYLRGLRPD, encoded by the coding sequence GTGCGCGCCGACGCCCGCGCCAACCGCGCCGCGATCATCGATGCCGCCCGGCGCCTCTACACCACTCGTGGTCCGGACGCCCCCCTCTCCGCGATCGCCGAGGAGGCCGGCGTCGGGGCGGGCACCCTCTACCGCCACTTCCCCACCCAGCAGGACCTCGTGCTCGGGGTCGTCGAGTGGCTGAGCGCGACGATCCACGAGGTCCGCGAGCGCTGGCTGGGGCCGATGCAGACGAACCCGCACGAGGCCTGGCCCGGCTTCGTCGCCGACATCGTCGAGCTACGGGTCGCCGCCCTCATGCCCCGCGTCGTCGAGGGCGTCGACATCGAGACGGTCATCGCCCAGATCTCTCGGCGCCGCGACGCCGCACTGGCCGCCGTCGGTGAGGTCGTCGAGCTGGCGAAGGGGGCCGGCCTGGTCCGCGAGGACGTCACCGCCGCGCAGTTCCAGATGGGCCTGGCGGTCGCCACGCGCCCCCTGCCGAGCGCCGCCTCGGCCCTCGTCCCCGACGTGAGCAGCTGGCTCGTCGAGGTGTACCTGCGGGGCCTGCGCCCGGACTGA
- a CDS encoding ABC transporter permease, with protein sequence MATRTTSSPRTLVAIVVGITVMVALMLLAFAAPALTSGPKDLPLAVSGPEQATSKVTAALDKQASGTFDVTTYATEQEGAEAITDREAIGGITVGAKGVTVQTATGAGTAYTQVLKGVGAGLEESGQKVTYVELAPTTTDDPQAVGVSTLGLPLVFGGMATAALLVLVYKGSTLMRFVGATAIALLAGFVATAILQLGFGALDGDYWLTSLSISAGILAISATVLGLGTLVGAPGIGIGAVTMLFVANPLSGMANGPQWLPGVWGEVGQLLPVGAAGSLVRSVAFFDGGGAMSHFVVLAVWIVLGVALAGLGVARQGRGTHVATAEREEALASA encoded by the coding sequence ATGGCCACCCGCACCACCAGTTCACCCCGCACGCTCGTCGCGATCGTCGTCGGCATCACGGTCATGGTCGCGCTCATGCTGCTCGCCTTCGCCGCACCGGCGCTCACCTCCGGTCCGAAGGACCTGCCGCTCGCCGTGAGCGGCCCCGAGCAGGCCACCTCGAAGGTCACCGCCGCCCTGGACAAGCAGGCGTCCGGCACCTTCGACGTCACGACCTATGCCACCGAGCAGGAGGGGGCCGAGGCCATCACCGACCGCGAGGCCATCGGTGGCATCACCGTCGGGGCGAAGGGGGTGACCGTCCAGACCGCGACGGGTGCCGGCACGGCCTACACCCAGGTGCTCAAGGGCGTCGGCGCCGGCCTCGAGGAGTCCGGCCAGAAGGTCACCTACGTCGAGCTCGCCCCGACGACCACCGACGACCCGCAGGCCGTCGGTGTCTCGACCCTCGGCCTGCCGCTCGTCTTCGGCGGGATGGCCACGGCCGCGCTGCTCGTGCTCGTCTACAAGGGCTCGACCCTCATGCGCTTCGTCGGTGCGACCGCCATCGCCCTGCTCGCGGGCTTCGTCGCCACCGCGATCCTCCAGCTCGGCTTCGGTGCGCTCGACGGTGACTACTGGCTGACCTCGCTGTCCATCTCCGCGGGGATCCTCGCCATCTCGGCCACCGTGCTCGGTCTCGGCACGCTCGTCGGCGCCCCCGGCATCGGCATCGGTGCCGTGACGATGCTCTTCGTCGCCAACCCGCTCTCCGGCATGGCCAACGGCCCGCAGTGGTTGCCCGGGGTCTGGGGCGAGGTCGGGCAGCTGCTGCCCGTCGGTGCGGCCGGCTCGCTCGTCCGCTCGGTCGCCTTCTTCGACGGGGGCGGCGCGATGTCGCACTTCGTCGTCCTCGCCGTGTGGATCGTCCTCGGCGTCG